caTAGTACACACTGGCCACGAAAGAATGcgagctatcaaatgtagttaactcggcacctgacagagagcgtgcgttgtatccaatcggcgagatatcgatattcgactacgtgcacacactctatacgggaagcaacataaccaaacatgaatgatgcgctggctacatttttataagcggtacgccgtgGCAACGCAGACAATCGGATAAAGgcaataacgtttaaaaacgtctttaaaagaaaatttacacgtcagacaacttcatatttccgttaattaaataaataagtggtaatcactgaattaaattttagatttctactttaaaatacattgttttatacggaaaagatacctacacaaagcgcttggcacctactagcgggaccaaaaacatcatgcgagtttaagcgagaagtttttttatcccaattttgacagcctaaaatatgggtgcgactatcatgcgcgtgcgacgattatgcaataaaagacccttttaaaacgatgtattttaaactgAAATTCATTATTTGTTAGGATATTACTGCAAACTTACTTCATTAACAGCAATAGAAAGTTGTCCGATGAGTAgtgtttcttttcattttttcaaatgttataaCATTTATCTGTTTGTCATTGCTGTGTGGCACATATATAAAAATGTTGGCATCATTCAAGCATGGCTGCGTTGATTCCCCGTATAGAATGTGGGCACGTAGTCAAATACTGATAGTGAGAGCTCGCAGACTGCAACACATTTGATGGCCCCGCACTCGTTCGTGGTTAGCATGTATCTATACTACAACGACGGTTATGGCAGTGGATACACTACATTGGTTACAGATCACGTTCAGGTCACAGTTTTGGTTTTCCcattttaaagttgaacaaaatagtaatttttttttggaaatgccAGTTAATTATAAttactgtggtaatatgctgctgataatcattttagttagttaaaatttatttttccctgattttgagtatgctgtagaaggggtcggcctattttcggaccaatacggtaattATAATTATTAGGTGGACCTTCGTAACCTCtgctttttaattaaaagtacctTCCATGAAACAAGTTTCGTTCCCCTACTTATTCAAATTTGATGTTAGCATGAAACGCGCGACGACCGCGCAGTGCACCTTGAGGAAGTTGGCGTCCAGCTGGCTGGCCACGGCCCGGGCCAGCAGGGTCTTGCCCGTGCCCGGCGGCCCGTACAGCAGGCAGCCCTTGGGCGGCGTGATGCCCACCCGCTGGAACAGCTCCGGGTTCAACAGCGGCAGCTCGATCACCTGCCGGCAAGGCCACGCCCCATTCACGTCCCGAGTTCCACCGGCAGCCTCCACATCGCACTTCACGAAATCAAGTTTCGCCGTATCCAACAGAAATGACAGCAGTCATACCTACCGGAAAAGAAGCAGCGTTTTTTCAAATACATAAGTTGATTAACATAGTCAAAATTATTTAGGTATATCAAAaccatcaattatttttttatttcttaaaatttttaaaactcttaTGACAGTGCTAAGCTGCTAAGAAAAATGGCTGTGGGAGTAAAGCAGCGTATGTTAATAGTTTTAGTCCTTTTATCAATGCGaaaaatagagagaaaaaaactgtaaaacgTGTCTGACATTGCAATTTCTATTACTAGTACGCACCACACTAATCATGATCCGGGTATTACAATAATAGTTTGGACCAAATTATGTATGAGATAACCATCGGTAAAAATTTATGTTAGTAAGTTTCTGTAGGAATTTACAAAAAACTGACATAGGTTGGCTCCAAAAAGTTGTTtcaaggagtttttttttttacaattttctgaGGAAGGGAAAGGAGGGGCTGTCTCTGGAGGCTATAATTTCATAaatcccccccctccttttcccaggcCAATCAGTAAGCAGCAATGCAAAATCTAGAGCCGCGTCTAAACTTGAGCATAAATAATCTGGAATAAAATTGTCGCTCTAGTAATGACCCAGATGATGACGAAACTTTGAGgcccaaataattaattaaataatcaattcCAACATCCATAATTAACAGAGGTTTCCTTCACCGCCCGCCAACAGCGCGGCTGGCACGCACCTCGCGCAGCTCCCGGATCTGCTCGCTCAGGCCCCCGATGGCAGAGTAGGTGACGTCGCCCGGGTCCTCGTGCGACATGTTGTACACCAAGGGGTCGACCTCGCGCGGCAGGTACCGCATGATGGTGAGCGTGGTCATGTCGAGCGCCACCCGCGTCCCGGACTTCAGCTTGGCCTTGTCCAGCTGCCGCCGGCACCCCACCACGTAGCGGGGGCCGTTGGTCGCCTTCACGATGACTGCGGCCGAGCAACGGGCAAGCATCACACACGCAGTTGGCAGGAACATtcacaaaaagaaaattttttcattcggaaaattttctggaaaactgcaACCACGTATTGCTACTTTCCAATAAAagcatgattttaaaaaaattttaagatatgtttatataaataatacaataatttattttctgttaattGGTATAttctttttaaacaaaaaattttttgtttccaccAGTAGGTATCGTATGAGTAGAgacgtgcaaaattcgcggattcatttcgcgataggctagcatcaaaacaaccataccttcgtaccgcttctgcgattggccccacattttatccggggaactgtgagccaatgggaaacactaaaccaagaaagtgccgaattacggacagcctagttgagacgtctcacgcgtcagtagccaatgaacaggtgtcatttccgcgagtatttataggactgtggagtctatatcctagaggtcaatgaatccgcaaattttgcaggtctctacgtataagGTAGCATGGTTCCTACTTAATTCTCAAATGTTATGTGAGCCATTAGGTGGCGAAGAAAGATAAAATGTAAGTTTATGTGAAAATATATCTAGTTCTGAAATTTTGCAGTTTTGttgaaaattttcccaaaaatactTTGCTGTACAACTAACATTTTTATGCACAGATGCCAACCTCAAAACATTAAAATCTGTCCAATTTACACATTTTTATAGATGTACCCCATTGCTGGTATGTCATAGAAAAATCACTGTTGTGATTTCTCATTGACATACGGTAAAAACAGGAATGGTGTATGTCCTATTGCAAGAATCTTTCAAAGAAGGTACATAGATGTActaacttaaccaaaaaatttcATGTAAGGATTAGAGTCCAGTCAGCTATTGAAAAGAACCTGAGTTTAAGCTCTCATAATATTTCAGATTCCAAACAGTTACAATGATTTTGAGGTTGCATCATTATATCAAGTGTTTACGAGGGGTATCAATACTACTGAGCAGTGACACCACATTAATGTGAACCTTAGGCTACCCTAATGGTAGATGCTTCATAGGTGCAGCTACCAACGTAAACTCAAATACATACCTGTATGTTTATTTGCTATTCAACAATGATTAGGTGTTCAAACACTTAAAACAAGAATGAAAATATGTAAAAAGCTAGACAATTATTACGGGAAAAAAAGACCACAAAAATgtgcacatgcacacacacatatacgtaTAATTAGTAAAATAGTACTAACAGTACAATagaattaaattgtaaaaaaaatagaacaagTTGGCAACTACTAACAACTCTTTTACTCTGACATGCGTGAACTAAGTGGGCAGCATGTCTTTTAAAGTCTAGGCTTCATCCCCAATTGATGGATTTTCAGTTACCTATTTTCCTAATTCCAGTcttttataaagaaatattttgaaactgtAAATATATAAGTATTTTATCTGTATTAATGAATTGTGTAAATAAAAAACTATCACCTACTCTCTAAGCCAAAGGTTatagacatgaaaaaaaaaaattccagtgccTACATAATGACACATCCTTAAAGTAAATACTTTCACAAGCAATCTACTCACACTTTTCTTCTGTCAGCTGCTTCAAAACTTCTCCAACAATctgagagggggaaaaaaaaaaaaaaaatatagtatggagcataacattttaatattgttaaaagaTAAATATTACTCATGCATTTACATACATGATCCATAGAcactttacatttaaatttatttaaatgagaGTTTGCACTAAactaatcaatatttttttataggtaatattgaatttatgtaaaacTCTTGGGAAAAAAGAACTTTCTCAAGGCAATAATTTTGGCGTGTTGTAATTGTGTGAGAATCCCATAATTGTAAGCTGATCTTTTTCAGTACTTGGAAATGACGCGTCAGTGCATCAGCTGTGTGTTACATCACTAGGCTGTGCTGCATACCAAAGAATTTTCCGCAGAAAACTGCTGTCCCTGAAGATAAATCTCTAGACGGAGACAAGTTTCGTACACAATTGTAAGGGATTGAATCAGAGCCAAGTCGTTGCGCTCCCAGCATAATGTACTTCTGGCAAATGTCTCGGAGGCACTTCAGTAAGGACTTATTTGCCCTCTCACATAACCAGTGGTCCTTGGTCCTTAATtaatgtgtgtactatgtgtcaaATTTGTTTAGTTCTTAGCGCAAATTTTGTTTCCAGAGTTAACTTGAAAACTACAaaagtactttaaaaaatttaactaacagaAAATGTGATATGCGCCACAATTGTATTAATTTGTGCACTATACTGGTGAAGTGAAAATATGTACAACATTAAATCCATTATACGGagaaacacacaatttttttttgtgtttaacatGTTAACAAATTTTCTTGGTTAGTGTAGCTCACAAGACATCACAAAAGAGTAACAAATCAATTCTCACCTGTCCAACACTCTGCAGAGCCTTCAGATCATTCTCAGACTTGTCATACTGCTTCGTCAGTTCTTTCAGCTGCTCTCGCACTTGAATGGAAAAAAATACAACGCtcttaaaacaaataacttacaatGCTAGACATACACACAATGCAAAATTCATAAacgaaataacaatttaacatgcaTCACTCTCTCATATATCTCGAAtagggttagaaaaaaaaaaacaggtttaaaaaaaactaaaaaacttgGTTTGTTTGGTTTggaccaggttttttttttaagctgcttggctcctgggttgtagccgcgtccaaggcgaatgtATCACCGACTTTTCAGTCGATGACGTAGTTGCCGTCATCAGGGTAgggttacctactgaggttattacaaattCTCCTGCCTTTTCGTTAGGTTTGcatgttggtttggccaatcagagccgggcttctgtgattggctgggggtgCTGTCACATCAGTGGCCTCACTTTCTGATTGGCTAAGCTGTTTGGCCAACCTGAAGTGACCTGTCTTTTGTTAGATGAAGAGCTAAGTTTTGACATTTTCTTAAGAGTGAATACCATATTCTGCTTAAtgtgtagccatcttctctattaatgtttgctgggtgttttaatatttctattgattcttgaatatatcttttcttgtattgtggAACGTTGGGTATGGTGTGGAATTGATCAAAATCAATGCTCCAAGGAATGTTCTGCTATAGCTGATTGTAGATTTTCATTTTTATAGTCgctgatatgttctttaaccATTGTAATTATTCGTCTGGAGTTTTGTCTTTCACAGATGTCAGACCCCTCAATCTTATTTATAGGTTTGAGAATTGTATGAAATTCACGCTTTCTAAGAATTCTTGCCACTTGGTCTGAAATTCCTTTGACGTAAGGAATGAACGCTTTATTAGGAAGATAGCCTACTCTTTCTTTTGCTGTTGAGGTGGCTTCATGGCTTTCCTAATTTCTGATTTTGAATAACCATTTGCTTAAATAAATCTCGTTAGATGTTTCATTTCTTCCCCAATATTGTCTTCTTCGCAAATGGCTCTATCTCCGTTGAACTGTCTGTGTGGGTATACACTGTGGCTGATGTGGTTATCCTCTCCTCTTGTGACCAAGACATCCAGAAAAGGCAATTTTcctcatgtaccacaggatcaaaccAAAATAATCATGTCAACAGGATTAAGCCTTCAGAATCCAGGGATgaacttggatacatgaaacaccagccataatGAACACAGAATATACGAaagctgtaatcaaagaattccctggaataactgcaaaatttaatgtcagcttcttcagtgcacagcacgtattcctcacagaaaatgaacaaCGTTAACAATTCAATTCAAATATTAGTCTCCCATTAGACTCGAATGTTACGTCactcaaaatagtacgtactttaaatgcaatgtaacaaaacaaacatttcataatacaatataaatacttattctaataaaacaacaaacatgaaatacaagcattaaaaattcctgcAATACAGTCGttaggtatttaaaatattttcattattagaaCACCACCTAAGTACATTGACAAAAATTCTCCAAAATAAACTTACTATAACACCCACGGTAAACATAAACAATGAATGTCTACGATTGTGTGAATACGTACATAtgataatgtaagctttaaactgttattttttccaCAAACCAGTAGAAATTAAGAAACCTTCTTTGCTGGGTTAATTCTGGAATATCTCTTAGTATAGGTATGGAAAACATGTTCCTATTCATTGCGGATAAATAATGAATGGCGGCGGCAGCATAAAAGCACAGGTGTTGTtatgtaagatataaaattttaaatttttcacatactagtaggaattacgaaaccatcccttgggagtaaatttagggggtaaatatgtagttgagcggtatttgcgaaaaaaattgttaaaaatccgaaaatacctttattagacgctcttcaacttctcttttcattaaaagcggcggaggtaagaaattccaaatactttaggagatatcaaattttgaaatttcatcatatgtagttgagcggtatttgcgaaaaaaaaattgttaaaagtccaaaaatacctttactagatgctcttcaacttcctcttttcattaaaagcggcggagataagaaattccaaatactttaggagatatcgccgttcttattttgcatacaagacctgtgtttatcattcgaccgtcgccatttttttattttgccgtgtgtttgtgaatgcctaattaatgaaaatggtcgattaggtccgGTCAGAtccattataaatactttgaaactaagcgtacattaaaaataatatgaaattatttcaatggttctttagttctaaaatatttataatgtaactgacctaacctaacaaaccaggacaaaggatgaacagtaaaaactcacgtaaaaattttttgttacttattacttgcgcaacaataaaaaataaaactttaaaattagaaatgttaaaaactcgcctaagttggaggcggtaattaaacacagttttaaaacaataaatgaactaaataatcacgtattggttgatttgaattctggcctatcacgatcaatcacgtgacatcattatccaataaaaaaatagatactagtaaacaagaaacaatgcggaatgccacacgaatgcactggtataattgtgatgaaatttaaaaattcgatatctcctaaagtattcggaatttcttatctctgccgcttttaatgaaaagaggaagttgaagagcatctactaaaggtatttttggatttttaacattttttttcgcaaataccgctcaactacatatgatgaaatttaaaaattcgatatctcctaaagtatttgcaatttcttacctctgccgcttttaatgaaaagaggaagttaagagcatagaataaaagtatttttggatttttaacatttttttccgcaaataccgcccaactacatatttaccatttagCGACATGTGTAAAGTGTGAAATtcattttttctgattttttttccctttccatTATAAAAAAGCCGCAGCttctaataattaaaaaaaaggatgctGCAAAGTGGTAgtttcttaattttattattactttgtggAAAAGCCGTGACGTAATATATTTACCTTATATTTAACATTCACCTTTGATTTTGCAGATGTGCTACCTCATAAACCATTACCTTTTATGTctctttaaagaatttttattattattaaggaTTGGATACTACCGAATGAAATGTGCAAGGACATTAAAAAAGATGGCATTAAGTGGCGCCTTACTTGAATTTAGGTTTTaagttttcttaatttttctgcaatttatttAAGCTCACATCTAACACACGTATCGTTCAAGAACCAATACAGCACAACATTTAATTTAGCACGTTGGCGCGGGCAGCACTATAACATCGATCTACACCGTCCCATTGTACCATGGCTTTTACGCCAGTTACAGGTTAAGGCACGTCCAAATTCAATAAATTTTTCCGCATACGTTCAAAACAGTTTTCGAAATGACTTTAAAATAAATCTGAACTCAACTCGAAACATGAATACGATACTACACGTTCTATTCAGTACAATTGTTATTGTAACACCAACCAGGACAATGAATCAACAGTTTTTTAAACTACGTAAATGCAACAAATGATTGTACATTACTTCCCTAAAGtatcataaattcatattaaaatcAGTCTACATACTTTCTTTAAGGCGGCTCTCCACCTCCTTGTGCTCAAGGAGTTTTTTTCGGTAATCATGAAGCGATTTCTCTCTAACCGTATCAGTAGCCATTTTTCTTACCAATGAAAACAAAGCGTTTGTTCGATTAGAGATCTGATTTGACTTCTTACCTCTCCTGCGTTCGATATATTGCAATCAGTTGATTGTAGTGTCAACAGAGCATTTTTACtgttgttattttcatatttaattataataactattatttttaaattactttacgtTTTGATGTGATGCGATAGGTATGTTAAGAAGTAGAGCCACCTAATAAAAGTACACCTCATTGCAGCTATAGTCATTAATTgggttatattttcatttttgtttgagTCTCAATTACATATTTCTTTGGTTAAATATTCTGTTCCCTAATTTTCATGCACATAGCATAGTTTATGAGATGGTTTCATTACTCCCAGTTGTCATAAATTCAGTCTTCAATCAGTTCTCTTAGCAGCATTGTTCCTTGGTTTCCACAGAAAACTGAACAATGGAAGTTGATTTTAGAACGAAATAGAAGGAAGAGTTCCGCGATTGAAGGAGATAAGACATCGTTCATGTATGTGAGGGTCTCCAAATCCTCAGAGCCCTGAATGATCGTCAAGAAGATTCGTACCTACCATGCCATAGCTAGATCTTTATTAGCATTAAAAAATTAGAGTCATCTCGTGTCAGATTCAGGGAGTCTGTTCGGACCCGTTGATTCCTGCCGCATCTGTCGAGACCATATTATGACGACTAAGCTGAGCAGTTACTACAAGTCCGACACTGGTGAAAACGTTCCTGTCTATAAGATTTTGTAGCTCCCACGGAATTCGCTGATTTTCGGTTCCTAATGCAGAAAAATTCAGTCTTAGTCTTTAGACAATTCTTTCAGCTATTCTGTTGCTGTTCTTCCATTGAGAGCCTACCtatcgggattacgctctagcctccctcttcctctggagcggccctcgggattacgctctaggtcTCCTATCCTTCCTGGAGCGGTCCCCGGGATTGCGCTCTAGTGTACCCCTTTTCTCGGGGTaccgttttacaaggaaatttaaaaggaagtttatattatagttttcctttagtatagtttatttgagtattggtgttatctgtacggcggtatttttgaaatattggtaacgtttttcagcgctagtgtcgcccgaGAGCAactggtaacagttagtgagaatatcattaaataattgtgtttattagttatatttataatgtagttatatatttgcatttgtataaaactattttaataattaatgcgacatagcaaagttggacaagtggtgatcgcggtaaaatgaaacaaatcacgagcacagcgcgcatgcgcgcgagggagacagactttttcccctccctttttttgaaggaggggaggggaggcaggcgatcagctgttctggacgacgggccggtgtgtgaggtggtccgcgcaagcggcctcgcaaaaaaaatgacttttgcgagtgtggggccggcttaGGCAGCAAAATAACTCGTTGGTATCTGTGTGCAAGAGTAACTGTAAAGCTCGTCAAGAAGAGAGTCGCAgtactatcgcggcggaacgaggctccttccggctagtatagccgtcagcaccgactggcctgaggaccagtggggtttagcgaggattcgctaatccaacggagacgacgagccgatacgtgagtgacttcccttgtgattccccttgtgcaacggggttatgctgcaagagattggtggcagaaataattacgtcaagcctgagagtgttattttacgtcggaggtctgtttttccccagctacatttaacaactttatgatatggacacgtgaagtaaataattgaaacttatgatgaaattcaaatggtagagactcgcgttgaacgttttaagggtacccgcgcccccgaacacttgagcacgtcgcgtaaccaggAAGGTGTTAACTAGCTTGAAGTTGGATTATCagagattttaaatcactataaggtgtctattgtaactgatgttaagtttagggtatttttatatttccttatcatgtgctgggtatgaatatatatatatatatatatatatatagtttatagcatcgggcccgatttagttaatatgtaccggcgaatgcttatattcttttaatgcttgtaatagtttgatttcagatattcagattaataaataatgttttgtcgtacttgccgcaaaagtagtgctttctcaagcaaattcctttctttcgctgtttaatttaagccctgatttttttatacccgtgttggatatgtcggatggcgatacactataccagaTAATTCCCGGCAGTTGCTCGCTGTTTGCGATGCTCCCTTGGGGCTTACGGGGGCGTCACTAGGGCCCCCCTTTTCCTCTCTATGCCTAGTAAGTGTGCAGGGCGCAGGCACCTCCGGCAACGTCAACCTCCGTGCCGCGAGGAGGAGCAGCGGTCAGCCCACCAACAGGGCTACTTCACCGGTGCCGTCGAACAGAGCCCAGTGTACATCCCCAGCCACTCCTACCAATTTTCACCTGTTCCCTATTCCCTGCCGAGTTCACAAACACATTTCCCCCTCTCCCCTCATCAGTATGTGCTCCTCTCCCACATCAAAACCCGCATCAGTATCCTGCTCCCTGTTGAGATTCCTGCCCTTCCCCTGCACCGGCCACTGCCACCACGCCCAGCGGACGACCTGCCTCGAAACCCGAGGCCCCAGCCCATCTCCATTCGGCTGGCTGCCCGGCTACAGGCGCTGTTCGACAGGGACGACTGAGGCGGTCGCACCCCGGGGGTTTTCACCCCAACCTCAAGCTCTTTCCAGACACTGGCCCATCGCCAGGATACGCGTCAAATGGggtgtgtcatggacacggccgtgtgttgtacgtgaatacgtgtacgtaacaggtaatgttTTCTATACGATCGTACACAATCGATGCCTACACAGTCCAGCGTCGATATAAAAGCtatttcatcatccacttgcataatttcaaccccccccagctgcagatgtactggcaccatCATTGATCcactcggccgcattcattcttttactttcctggcactgcttcactcggtcatatggtgttttattggtatcattcgattgcttttggaaagccctttccaaccgtatacgatctctgtacTTGGATCTTGGATTAGGCTTTTTGatgcgtataggccgacattatatatttttgattattaattttaatatcatatatattcactgtaactattttacactaatgttttatatatgcaatcgatagattttgacaagAGATGACGATTGAATCCTAAACGaatgtcgtagcttctccgagtcaaaagttatactaaatggaaatctcgaaac
The Bacillus rossius redtenbacheri isolate Brsri chromosome 14, Brsri_v3, whole genome shotgun sequence DNA segment above includes these coding regions:
- the LOC134538695 gene encoding 26S proteasome regulatory subunit 10B isoform X2, yielding MATDTVREKSLHDYRKKLLEHKEVESRLKEMREQLKELTKQYDKSENDLKALQSVGQIVGEVLKQLTEEKFIVKATNGPRYVVGCRRQLDKAKLKSGTRVALDMTTLTIMRYLPREVDPLVYNMSHEDPGDVTYSAIGGLSEQIRELREVIELPLLNPELFQRVGITPPKGCLLYGPPGTGKTLLARAVASQLDANFLKVVSSAIVDKYIGESARLIREMFNYARDHQPCIIFMDEIDAIGGRRFSEGTSADREIQRTLMELLNQMDGFDSLGQVKMIMATNRPDTLDPALLRPGRLDRKIEIPLPNEQARLEILKIHAGPIAKHGEIDYEAVVKLSDGFNCLL
- the LOC134538695 gene encoding 26S proteasome regulatory subunit 10B isoform X1, producing MATDTVREKSLHDYRKKLLEHKEVESRLKEMREQLKELTKQYDKSENDLKALQSVGQIVGEVLKQLTEEKFIVKATNGPRYVVGCRRQLDKAKLKSGTRVALDMTTLTIMRYLPREVDPLVYNMSHEDPGDVTYSAIGGLSEQIRELREVIELPLLNPELFQRVGITPPKGCLLYGPPGTGKTLLARAVASQLDANFLKVVSSAIVDKYIGESARLIREMFNYARDHQPCIIFMDEIDAIGGRRFSEGTSADREIQRTLMELLNQMDGFDSLGQVKMIMATNRPDTLDPALLRPGRLDRKIEIPLPNEQARLEILKIHAGPIAKHGEIDYEAVVKLSDGFNGADLRNVCTEAGLFAIRAEREYVIQEDFMKAVRKVADNKKLESKLDYKPV